The sequence GATGCAGCTGAAAAAGCCGCTCGTGATCAGTATGCATCCGGCGTCGGTCTGATGCTTGATATCAGCAATAGGTATCTTGGTACATTTGATTCCTGTCCTGCTGAAATAGTATCACTTCTTGAAATGCTTGGTCCTTCGCAGGCAGCCCAACGAGATGCAATCACCACCATCTCTGAACTCCCCAGTGAGAGAATGGTAACGGGACATGCTCCCTACTCAACAACTCCAGATCTCCTGAGTTATATTAAAAAGCGCTGTACCGCCCAGAATGCTGTGTTTTCCCTGCATCTTGCCGAAAATCGTGACGAATCTCTTTTGCTTATCCATGGGACAGGGTGCTTTGCTCAATTCTTAAAAGATCGAGGAGCTGTCAGTGATACTTTCCCGATCCCAGGAATTGACACCAGCGGTGTGGTGGGGTACTTACAGAAACGTGGAATCCTTGACAGGAAAACCCTATGTGTCCACTGTGTTCATATGAGCAGTGAAGAAATGAAAATTCTGGCAGAGTCACAGGCCCATGTGTGTCTCTGTCCCTGCAGCAATAGATTTCTATCAGTTGGTACTGCACCGCTTGAGAAGTTTCTGGATTTCGGAATGCTCCCGGCACTGGGAACCGATTCCGTAACATCCAATCCTCAGCTTGACATGTGGGAGGAGATGGCCCTTTTGAGAAAGAATCATCCCACTGTAGCAGCTGAAACCATACTCTCCATGGCAACATTAGGGGGGGCTGTCGCCATGCATCGTGACAACAGGTATGGCAGCATTGAAAAAGGACGAACATCGGATATCCTTCATGTCCACGGAGAGCAATATGAAAAGGCTGCATATCCTCAGCAGCTTATTGAGCTGTTAACCTCAGGAGGCCGTCCAGAGAGAATGGATTGGCTGACTTTTTCAGAATAATCTGTCTGCAGAATCTTGAAGGGAATAGAGCTATGAGTGGAGCCCGTATTGGAATGGTGAATTTTATTAACACCGCTCCAATCTATGAAATCTGGAAAACCCGAAATCATCCTGCAGACTGGAAGGTTGTCGAGGCCCCGCCCTCCACCCTGAACAGAATGCTTGCTGCAGGAGAGCTTGATCTCGGGTTTGTCTCATCCTATGAATATGGAGTTCGTCCTGAGCAGTATCGTCTCCTGTCAGACCTCTCCATCAGTGCCAACGGTTCCGTGGGATCGGTCTTTTTGTTCTCGCGTGTTCAGCCCAAATTACTTGGAGACCACACGGTTCTGCTCAGTGGTCAGTCTGAAACATCCATCAGTTTGGTGAAGATCATTCTTGAAGAGTTTTTTCATGTTCACCCGGCCTACGAAGTTGGTGATGTCAATGGCAGGGAGGCCACACAGGCTGGTGGAATTCTGGCCATAGGAGATGAGGCATTGCGCTTGTCCGCAAGTGAGGAGTTTCCCTATAAGCTTGATCTTGCAGAAGTCTGGTGTCAATATACGAATCTGCCCTTTGTATTTGCTGTTTGTGCTGCTCGTGAGGAGTTTTGTCAGAAATCTCCAGAAATTGTCGCTGCAATCCATCGGGAATTCTTAGTTTGCAGAGGTGAGGGGAGAGTACATCTGGAGTCCATTTGTGAGAGCGTTGCTCCTCGCATACCCATGCATCCAGACGAGTGTTACGTCTATCTTCGAGCCATAGAGTATGATCTTGGGAAGAGTAAACAGGTGGCCCTTGAAAAATTTTTCACCTATCTGATTAACAGGAAAGAAGCTTCACCTCTTTCTGTCCCTCTCAATATTTTCGATAATGAGTGACCTGAAATGAAAAAAATTCTAGTGGCGGTGACCGGTGCTTCAGCCATGCTCTACCTCCAGTCATTCCTCGAAATACTTCAGGATGAAGATGCTATTGTCCACGGAATCTGTTCCGAGTCCGGTGAACAGGTACTTGAACTTGAGCATGGAATAACTCCAGGTAAGCTACCGGCGGTAAGTAAATGGTTTGATTGCAGAGATTTTGCGGCCGCACCGGCTTCCGGGTCAGCTGGATATGATGCCATGGTGATTATTCCCTGCTCCATGGGGACACTTGCTGCAATTGCATCGGGAATAACCACTAATCTCGTGCATCGGGCAGCCGATGTAATGCTTAAGGAAAAGAAAAAACTTGTCCTTGTGACCAGGGAAACTCCTTTAAACAGAACACATTTACAGAATATGCTGACAGTTCATGATGCCGGTGCCGTGATATGTCCGCCCCATCCAGGGTTTTACCTGAAACCTGAAACCCTGGAAGAAGCGGCCCTGACGTTCTCATGGCGGCTTGGAGATCAGCTTGGTCTTCATATGAAAAACAGAAAGCGTTGGGGAGAAGAGGGTTGATGTTTCAGAAAATTACTGTTCTTCTTGAGATGATCAAATTTAAATTGACCATTTTTGCAATGCCTTTTGCATTTATGGGGGCGTTCCTGGCCGAACGCGGTGTTCCCGACGCGCTTACGTTTTTATGGGTGGTGCTTGCCATGGTAGGTGCCAGGACCTGTGCAATGGGATTTAATCGTATTGTTGATGCCAGATTTGATAGCGCCAATCCACGTACTGCTGATCGGGCAATTCCATCCGGTGCTGTCAGCAGTGTTGAGGCGTGGATTATGGTGATTGCAGCAGGAGCTCTTTTCTTTTTTGCAGCATGGTCACTCAATCCCCTGACGCTGAAGCTTGCACCCGTTGCTCTCGGTCTCACTCTTTTCTATTCGTTGACCAAAAGATTTACTTCCTTCTGTCATCTGATTTTAGGTGTTGCCCTTGCCTTTTCTCCACTTGGTGGCTGGGTGGCGGTGCAGGGAAGCTTAATCAGTTACCCATGGGCGCTTTCCCTGGGAGTCCTTTTCTGGATTGCTGGTTTTGATACCATTTATGCCTGTCTTGATGCCGATTTTGATAAAAAAGCAGGTCTCCATTCCCTACCTTCACAACTCGGCCAGACAAATGCCTTCCGTCTCGCTGTCCTGTTCCATATTATAGCTTTTTGTCTTTTTGCCTTCGCCGGAGTGCAGGCAGGTTTGAATCTTGTCTATTATATTGGAGTATTGATAGCCGCTGGGGTGATTTTCTATCAGCATAAGCTGGTGAATCCAAATGATCTCTCGAAGATAAAAGGCTCTTTTTTCTCCCTGAATGGTATCATCAGCATGGTTCTTTTCGCCGCTACATGGCTCTCTTTGATCATTGAAGGATGATGAGACACTTCATTTTTCAGGCATGTTCTCTTCTCTTTTCTATCTTTATCACCTGTTGTGTTGAGAGTGTAGCTGCTCTATATCCCAACGGTGAGGTTATCGATGATGTGGTAACGACCATATATACGGGTGGTGAAAAGCTTAAATACAAAATTTCGTGGACCGGCGGTGTTAAGATAGGTGAGCTTCAGCTGGAAGTTCAGAGACAGGCTGATGATGAAAATGTTTTTGAGTTAAAGGCGGTGGTAAAGGACTCTGGCATGTTTCATTTTTTTTATCCGGTAAATGATGTATTTCTCACAAGGGTAGCTGGTGATAAGCGGCTTCCCGTGAGCTATGAGGTGACCCAGAAAGAGGGCAGAAATTACAAGGCCAGACGGTATACCGAATACAATCAGCAGGCTGGGACAGTACGTTATCAGAAGAACACGAAGGATCCGGTTGAGTATACTGTTGACGGAGAGGTTCACAATGAGTTCTCTTCGTTCTTTTTTACCCGTAGTATGAAACTTGAACGGGATTATCCGGTAATTGTTCCAACCTTTGCAGATGGCAAACGACATGAGGTCATAGTCCGTGTGGGGGCTGAAACCAGGATAAAAAAAACAATCCTTGGCGATGTTAATGTGTTACCTGTGACCCCCCTGATGGGATTTAAAGGACTTTATGACAAGGCTGGTGCTACCGTCATCTGGCTCACCAACGATGAATGCCGGATACCTGTCCGTATTAGATCCAGAATCCTTCTAGGATCACTTACTGCAGAACTGCTTTCATATTCAAATCCCCATTGTGGTGATCAGAGTGAATATCATAAGAAAATACCTGCGAGTGTAGAAAAACTGCCGGAACTTGAAATGGGAGACTGAAATTCCCATAGTCCCTTTTCTTGTGTTGATTATATCCACAAAGTGTTTATATTCTGCCACGCAAAGCACGAAGTTGAACTTGAAGATAAATATAACATAAATTGATATTTGAGGAGAATAGCATGAAACTTATTCTTTTGGGCGCTCCTGGCGCTGGTAAAGGTACTGTAGCAAAATTACTCACCGCCATTGATGGCTCTGTCCAGATTTCCACCGGAGATATTCTTCGTGGTGCTGTTACTGCAGGTACTGACCTTGGTAAAGAGGCTGAAGGATATATGAGCCGTGGCGATCTTGTTCCAGACTCACTTATTATGGGAATCATGGAAAGCCGTCTTCAGGAACCTGATTGTGCCAACGGCTTTTTGCTCGATGGCTTCCCACGTACCATTCCACAGGCTGAAGAGCTTACCGCCCTTCTCGAAAAACTTGGTATTAAACTTGATATGGCCGTTGAAATTGACGTGCCCAAGGATATCATTCTTGACAGACTTTGTACCCGTCGTACTTGTGAAAATCCCGATTGTCAGGCCATTTACAATGTGAAGTCCAATCCTCCAAAAGTAGAAGGGATTTGTGACAAATGTGGAGCCAGGGCCATACAGCGTGAAGATGAGACCGAAGAGGCAATCAGCCACCGTCTTGCTACCTATAATGAGAAGACAGCACCTCTTATCGGTTTTTACAAAAAGGCAGGATTGCTTCTCAGCGTTCCAGCCACTTCAAGTGATGCTGTAATTGCTGCTGTAAAAGAAAAGCTTAGTCTGTAAACTATTGCTGGTGTTTTGGTAACGGGGGATGGAGAACCACAGGTTTTCTCTCCCCCTTCTTTATGTTAAGGAGGTATTGATGAGCGAATCAGTATTGGAAACAAATTATGAAGGTCTCGAGCTTGTACATCGTGGAAAAGTACGGGATATGTACGCAATACCTGGGCATGATGACAAACTGTTGATGGTAGCAACTGATCGTATTTCTGCTTTCGATGTGGTAATTGATGCAATTCCAGGCAAGGGAAAAGTATTAACACAACTGTCCCTCTTCTGGTTTGATCTGCTTGGTGATGTCGTAGATAACCATCTCATTACAGCCGATGTCAGCGAATATCCGGAGGCCTGCCAGCCATATGCTGCCGAGCTTGATGGTCGGTCAATGCTTGTCCACAAAACACAGCCTTTGAGTGTTGAATGTATTGTCCGAGGATACATTTCCGGATCATTTTGGAAGGCCTACCAGAAAAATACAACAGTCTGCGGCTTTGCCTTTCCTGACGACCTGCAGGAATCAGACAAATTGCCTGAGGTGATTTTTACTCCTTCAACAAAGGCTGATCTTGGTGATCACGATGAGAATATTTCAGTGAATACCATGGAAGAGCTTCTTGGTAAGGAAATGACCCGGAAAATTTCTGATATCAGTATTGAACTGTATAGCAGGGCTGCTGATTTTGCACGATCGAAAGGAATTATCATCGCTGATACTAAGTTTGAACTGGGACTTCTCGGAGAAGAGAAAAAACTTATACTTATCGATGAGGTTCTGACTCCTGATTCTTCACGATTCTGGCCACTCGATCAGTATAAACCTGGGAAAGGGCAACCAAGTTTCGATAAACAGTTTTTACGTGATTACCTGTCGTCACTTGATTGGGATAAGAATCCTCCGGCTCCTAAAGTTCCCCAGGATATTATAGATAAAACCAAGGCACGTTACGAAGAAGCACTGGAAAAAATCACCAAAGGCTGATTTTGGTATCAGGCAGGCACTCACAGGGAGTGTCTGCCTGAATCAGAATCTAAATCTCCATATCCTACCTTATCTTGCAACCAGTTTGTCAATAATCGCTATCAGCTGCTTAAATGGAATGGGTTTGGTCAGGTAGCCATCCATTCCAGCAAGTTTACATTTTTGCTCGAAATCTGTTGTCGCCTGTGCTGTGAGTGCAATAATGGGGACGGAAAATTTGCCGGTTTCTTTTTCTTTCTTCCTGATAATCTCTGTGGCATCCAGACCGTTCAGAACCGGCATCTGGATATCCATTAGGATGATATCCGCATGGTTTTTTTCCATGAGATCAATCAGTTCCTGTCCGTTTTCGCACACAGTAACATCACACCCCTGTTCTTCTAGGTAGGCAGAAATTAAACGCTGGTTGATGAATTCATCTTCAGCTAGAAAAACTCGAATTCCCAGTAGTTTTTTTAAGGGAGCGGTCGGGATGTTTTTTGTTTGTATCTCTGGCTCCTCTTTTCTGTCAATGTCGCAGAGTATGGTGAAATGAAATGTTGATCCTTTTTCGTTACTTTCACCAAGCCACAGCCGGCCACGCATGTGTTCAACAAATTCTGCACTTATGGCAAGGCCAAGGCCTATTCCATCGATGACTCGTTCTTTTTCGATATCCCCTCGATTGAATGCATCAAAGATTGTTTGTCTCGCTGTATCGGAAACGCCAATGCCACTATCCCTCACAGTGAAGAGAAGTTCTACTTCTGTTTCTGAAGGGGTGGATTGTAGGGCTACGTTTAACTCAATAGTACCCTGTTTGCTGAATTTAATACTGTTGCCTATAAGGTTGATCAGAATTTGTCTGATTCGACCTCCATCCCCAATGAGTTTGTCAGGGATATCACTTTCCAGGGTGGAAGTAATAAGGATGTCTTTGTCATTAGTCTGAATACGCATTAATGTAACCACTTCAGTGATAACTTGAGAGAGGGAGAAGGGGGCGTGGTGTAGGTGGAATTTTCCCGATTCTATATGGGAAAGATCAAGGATTGAGTCAACAACAGTCTGAAGTTGTTGGCCTGAAACCTTTGCCATTGACAGTAACTGTTTCTGTTCAGTACTGAGAGATCCTTTTTCGAACATGTCAAAGATTGCCAGAAGAGCATGGAGAGGTGATCGTATTTCATGACTCATGTTGGCGAGAAATATAGATTTTGCCTGATTGGCTTTTTCTGCATTAACCTTTGCTTGGATAGCTGATTTTTCCTCGTTCCTCCGTCTCTTAACCTCTTCCTCTAGAGAACTGTTTGCCTCCTGGAGTCTCAGATTCAAAGTATTCATGGCATTTGCCAGCTTCTGGAATTCGGTATCTGCGGGTGGGGAAATAATAATGTTTTTTCCCTGCAACAGAGTGGTGGATTCGTTGGCAAGAAGCTGCAAAGGTTCTATTATCTTTTTATTGGTTGTCCAGCCAACAAGTGTCGAGAGGAGGAGGAGTAACAGAATGAAAAATCCTAACAGAAGGAAAGATGGTTTTTCGGAACTGCCGGATTTGAGGGCTTCAATTTTTGCGACAATATGGAAAAGTTCGCCGTGAAAATCTAGAGAGGACATTGCGGAGACATAGGATGTGTTGTCTATAACTACGGTGCCGTTCCACTGCTGATCAGAAGGAAAAGAAGTGGGTGATGAACTATTTTGAGGGGTCTGGGAAAGAACTTTTCCATCCTTACTCAAAATGAGAACATTGATGTCAGGAGGAAGAATGCTTTTCTGCAGGAATTGCTGCAATTGGTCATAGGGTAGAAGGGCGGAAAGAACACCAGCAACAGATGAATTGTTAAGAAATTTTACAGGTTGACAAATTGCTAGCACCGGGAAAGTGCCATCTTCTATAGTCAGCTGAGTAACATAGGGTTTCCCGGAATGGTAAGGAGTTTGAAAGAGTGCAGGGTTTTGAGTCAGGCAGGGAGGGGGAGGGATCTTCTCAATTGTATTATTGGAAACCTGATTCCTGATAATGCCGTCGGAATCATAAAACACAATGGAAGAGAATGCTGAGTTACTATCTGTCAGAGTGGCGAGGAGATCATGTCGTTGATACTCTTTAGGGGCAATGTGTTCGATCTGCCGACCTATCAGTTCAAGACCATGGAGATTTCTATTGAGGAAAAGAGCTAACTGGCTTTTTATTTTTTTTGTAACACCTTGCAGCTGCAGTCTTACATGGGTGTCTCTGGTTTGATGATTTTGATGAAGAAAAAATACACCCATGAGCAACGCTTGTATAAGGGTTACGGCAATAAAAATAGAAAGTATGCGGGTGCGTATTGTTGTGTGCATCAGTGGATGATTCAAGAACCAGCCTTTTTGTGAATTTGAAAAGCATAAACGTTTGGTCATTATACCTAACAAAGGAAGAAAGTCGAATAAAAACAGTTGAAGAAGGTGGTGGGGGAATGGGGACTTACTTTATAAAGGTGGTGCATGAAGAGTTGTTTTTTTATAGAGTGAAGTAGAGAGTTTCTGAAAATTCACCTTATATGCAAATGGCACCATGAAATTTGCTGTTGCTCTGTCTAGGTTCTTGATAAAAGATTTTATCCCCATTCACAACTAGGAATGTGTTATGACAAATCCTGTTTTTATGGAAATCAATACTCGTAAGTGTTTTCATGCGAATGGTAAGGAGTATAGCTTCTATTCACTTCCTGCGTTGCAAAAAGTCGGCTTTGAAAACATAGATCGTTTGCCCTTCTCCATTCGCATACTTCTTGAAAATCAGTTGCGTCACCTCAGCAAGGGGATGGTAACCGAAGAAAATATTATTAACCTGGCATCCTGGCGTCCAGAGACACGGGAATTGCAGTCCATTCCATTTATGCCAGGGCGCGTTGTTTTGCAGGATTTTACCGGCGTTCCAGCAGTTGTTGACTTGGCAGCTCTTCGATCTGCCTTTGCCAGGCAGGGGAGAGATCCAGAAAAGATGAATCCTTTTATTCCAGCCGATCTCATAATTGACCACTCCATTCAAGTTGATCGCTCTGGTGATAAAAATGCTCTCTCCTATAATGTACACCAGGAATTTGCACGAAACCGTGAACGCTATACTATGCTTCGTTGGGGGCAGAAGGCTTTCTCAAATTTCCATGTCATACCACCGGGCACAGGAATTGTGCATCAGGTCAACCTTGAGTATCTTGCTTCCGTAGTCCGGGTTCAAGGGAAGGGCAGAGAGGCAATGGCTTATTCAGATACTGTCATCGGGACAGACTCACATACAACAATGATTAACGGTCTTGGGGTTCTTGGGTGGGGAGTTGGAGGTATTGAGGCAGAGGCTGTACTCCTGGGACAACCATATTCCATGCAGATTCCGGAAGTTGTTGGGGTGAAATTGATAGGCAGGTTGAAGGAAGGAATAACAGCAACTGATCTTGTACTTACTATTACCGAGTTTTTACGTAGTAAGGGAGTTGTTGGCAGGTTTGTCGAATTTGTTGGTTCTGGTGCAGAACAGCTTAGCCTCTCGGATAGGGCAACTATCGCGAATATGGCTCCGGAATACGGAGCAACGATGGGCTTTTTCCCTGTTGACCAGGAAACACTTCGATATCTCTCTGCAAGCGGCAGGAGCTCAAGGCTGGTTACCCTTGTGGAGAGATATAATAAGGAGCAGGGTCTTTTTCTCTCCCAGACCACTCCGGAGCCAGAGTACAGTGTTGTGTATGAGATCCAGCTCGATCGAGTTGGAACAAGTCTCGCAGGCCCGCGTAAACCTCAGGAACGGATACCATTGTCAGCCATGAGTGAATCCTTTAAGGCTCTGTTGACAGATAGAGTTACAGAGGATGATGGAGTGAAAGCTGGCAGTTGTGACCACGATGCTGAAGGTCGCTTTGAAAAAAATGGTGACCAGCTACCTATCAAAGATGGTTCTGTGGTAATTGCAGCGATCACCAGTTGTACCAATACATCAAATCCTGCAGTTATGATTGGAGCAGGACTTCTTGCTCAAAAGGCTGCAGAACAAGGATTGCAGACAAAGCCATGGGTGAAAACCAGCATGGCACCTGGCTCCATGGTTGTCAGTCATTACCTTGAAAAAAGCGGACTTTTGAGTCCATTGGAACATTTTGGGTTTCATGTTGTCGGTTACGGATGCACTACCTGTATTGGTAACAGCGGTCCACTTGATACTAAAATGTCTGATGTTATAAAGGATAAAGAGTTGCTGGTTGCTGCGGTCTTAAGTGGCAACCGGAATTTCGAAGCCCGTATCCATCCCCTGGTTCATGCTAATTATCTTTGTTCACCACAGCTCGTTGTTGCTTATGCAATTGCGGGCACGGTTATGATCGATTTTGACAGTCAACCTCTTGGAAGAAAACCGGATGGAACTCCTGTGTATCTTCGTGATATCTGGCCAAGCAATAAAGAAATCGAGACATTGGTGGCTGAGGTAGTCACACCCGCCTTGTTTACAGCAGGTTACGAAAATGTTTTCTCTGGTAACGAAACATGGAATGATCTGAAAGTGAAAGACAGCAGCCTGTATCAATGGGACAGTGATTCCTCTTATATACAGGAACCTCCATTTTTTAAGAATGTATCTCCGGAACCGCCGCCACTGTGTAATATTGAAAAGGCCAGAATTTTAGCCATTTTCGGTGATACGATCACCACCGATCATATCTCTCCAGCGGGTACGATTCCTATGGACAGTCCGGCCGGAAAATATCTCCAGGAACTAGGAATAGCTCCCCATGAATTTAACAGCTATGGCTCAAGGCGAGGAAATCATCAGGTCATGATGCGAGGTACCTTCGGTAACATACGAATCAAGAACCGTATGGTGGGTAGAGAGGGCGGGTATACTCTTTTAATGCCTGATAGAATTGAAATGAGTATCTATGATGCAGCTATGGCTTATAAGGAGTTGACAACACCGCTGGTGATTATCGGTGGTAAGGACTACGGAACCGGCAGTTCGCGTGATTGGGCGGCAAAAGGGACATTACTTCTCGGTGTGAAAGCGGTCATTGCTAAATCTTTTGAACGCATCCATCGCAGTAATCTTGTTGGCATGGGGGTCCTGCCACTTCAATTTGTCGACGGTGCAGATTGTACTACACTAGACCTTGATGGCAGTGAAGAGCTTACAATTAAAGGAATTGCAACGGATCTTACCCCTGGCGCACAGATCACGGTAACGGTTGACCGTGGTGATAATAAAGGTCTGACCGAATTCCTGACAACCGTTCGTCTTGACAATCCAGTGGAGCTTGAATACTACCGACATGGTGGTATCCTCCAGAAAGTCCTGCGACAGATGCTTGCCCAGAAGTAACGGTATTTCACTGGTCGTTTCCAGACTAAAAGCTGCTGCCGTGAGCATTTATTTCCAAGAGTGTTTTGAGAACAGTGCGCTTCAAAATTTGCCCCCCTTTGCACCAGCATTCATGTGTTCAGGAGCTCCTCCTCTGCTGTCCCTCTCTTTCAGTTTGTAATGATTTTATCATAATACAGGGTGAGGCACACGAATTCAAATAATGTGTTACTTTTTCTTGACCTGTTCTCTACGAACTGTTAATCAGGTGTGAACGTAACACGAAACGTGTATTCTTCATACTGTGTATTCTGTAGAGGTTCAAAATGGTTACCCGATTTGTTTTTGTTTTTTTTATCAATATATTGCTCTGTGGTGGAGTAACAGCGAAAACTGTAACAGATGTCACCGGGAAAACAGTGCAGCTTCCCGATTCCATAGATCATGTTATCTGTTCAGGCTCAGGATGTCTCCGGTTACTCACCTATCTTCAGGCTCAGGACAGGATTGTCGGTGTCGACAGCATTGAAACCAGGCAAGGTCAGTTTGATGCTCGGCCGTATGCTCTTGCCAATCCACAGTTTAAGAAGATGCCGATTTTCGGGGAGTTTAGGGGGCGTGACAATCCAGAACATATTTTGACTCTTACCCCCCAACCCCAGGTGATTTTCAAAACCTATTCTCAAATGGGCTATAATCCATCAGAACTTCAAGAGAAAACCGGTATCCCGGTGCTTGTTCTTAACTATGGGAACCTTGATTATCTTCGTCCAGAATTGTTTAAATCTCTTCGTCTTATGGGCTCTGTTCTTGGAAGGGAAGAACGTGCAGAACAGGTTATCTCCTTTTTTGAAGAGACCATTTCAGATCTTGAACAACGAAGCAAAGATATTCCGGCCGAAAAACGTCCGAAAGTATACCTTGGAGGCGTGGCTTTCAAAGGGCCACATGGATTTCAGTCAACCGAGCCTACCTATCCCCCATTTAAATTCGTTCAAGCCCACAATCTTGCCTATGATCCCGCAATGACCAAAAAGGAGTTGAGCAACTCCAACATTGCCAAGGAAAAGATTGTTGCCTGGAATCCCGAGTACCTTTTTCTTGACCTGTCAACCCTGCAGTTAGGAGATAAGGTTGGCGGTTTGCATGAGCTGAAAACTGATCCGTCGTATCGGTCACTGAGTTCGGTGAAAAGTAACCGGGTTTATGGCTTACTTCCCTATAACGGGTATACGAAAAATTACGGTTCTATTCTAGCTAACGCCTACTACATTGGTAAATTGCTCTATCCCGAGCGATTTGCCGATATCGAACCAGACGAGAAAGCTGATGAAATATATAGATTTCTGGTAGGTAAACCGGTCTTTGCCACTATGGACGGACTTTTTAAGAATCTTGTATTCAAAAATGTCCCACTTTAATAGCCATGCATTTTGATCATGGCCAGGTGCCGGAGGAATACCAACAATACACTGGTAGAAAAAAACTGTTTATTTTGATTGTAGCTTTTGGCCTTGCTGCTATCCTGGTTGTAGCCATCTCCCTTGGATCTGCAAATATACCAACGTCCTCGGTTGCCAAAAGTCTGATGGGGATGGCAACTTCTGCACAAACCAAGATGATTGTCTGGAATATCCGGTTGCCCCAGGCATTAGCCGCTACTGTCGCCGGGGCTGGTCTGGCTGTTGCTGGTGCAGTTATGCAATCGATATTACGCAATCCGCTAGGATCGCCATTTACCCTTGGAATCTCCCACGCTGCCGCCTTTGGTGCAGCGTTATCTGTCATGGTACTGGGAGGCGGTGTTATGACCTCCAGCAATGTAGGCGCTATCTCAATTACCAATCCATATATTACCACCGCATCGGCGTTTCTTTTCAGTATCGGTACTTCTTTCTTGATTATAGGTGTGACACGAACGCGCGGTGCCACACCGGAAGTAATGGTGCTCACCGGTGTGGCCCTGGGAGCATTTTTCACAGCAGGAACCATGTTTTTACAATTCTTTGCTGATGATATGCAACTGGCGGCCATGGTATTCTGGACCTTTGGTGATACTGCAAGAGCAACTTGGACAGAGTTGGGGGTTATTTCTTCAATAACTGCTGTCTGTGTGCTCTACTTTTTTGGAAATAGTTGGAACTATAATGCTATTGATGCGGGTGATGAGACCGCCAAGAGCCTTGGGGTTCGGGTCGGTCGTGTCCGGATGATGGGGATGCTGTTCGCTTCGATGTTGACTGCGGTTATAATTGCATTTCTGGGAATCATCGGTTTTGTCGGGCTGGTAGTGCCGCACATGGTTCGACGAATTATTGGTTCAGATCACAGGTTCTTGCTGCCGGCATGTTTTCTGGTCGGAGCAGTTTTGCTGCTCGTGTCCGACACTGTTGCAAGGTTGATATTGGCTCCTAACGTTTTGCCGGTGTCAGTTCTGACGGCATTCCTTGGAGCAC comes from Desulfocapsa sulfexigens DSM 10523 and encodes:
- a CDS encoding amidohydrolase family protein, with protein sequence MPVSSAVIPDGAVVVDHSSIVAVGSFEEIFSQFPDVPVTECSGVLLPALVNAHIHLDLSVFGPVPQESSESTMCDWISSLLAKRLSSNCSDDEIRDAAEKAARDQYASGVGLMLDISNRYLGTFDSCPAEIVSLLEMLGPSQAAQRDAITTISELPSERMVTGHAPYSTTPDLLSYIKKRCTAQNAVFSLHLAENRDESLLLIHGTGCFAQFLKDRGAVSDTFPIPGIDTSGVVGYLQKRGILDRKTLCVHCVHMSSEEMKILAESQAHVCLCPCSNRFLSVGTAPLEKFLDFGMLPALGTDSVTSNPQLDMWEEMALLRKNHPTVAAETILSMATLGGAVAMHRDNRYGSIEKGRTSDILHVHGEQYEKAAYPQQLIELLTSGGRPERMDWLTFSE
- a CDS encoding menaquinone biosynthetic enzyme MqnA/MqnD family protein, with translation MADFFRIICLQNLEGNRAMSGARIGMVNFINTAPIYEIWKTRNHPADWKVVEAPPSTLNRMLAAGELDLGFVSSYEYGVRPEQYRLLSDLSISANGSVGSVFLFSRVQPKLLGDHTVLLSGQSETSISLVKIILEEFFHVHPAYEVGDVNGREATQAGGILAIGDEALRLSASEEFPYKLDLAEVWCQYTNLPFVFAVCAAREEFCQKSPEIVAAIHREFLVCRGEGRVHLESICESVAPRIPMHPDECYVYLRAIEYDLGKSKQVALEKFFTYLINRKEASPLSVPLNIFDNE
- a CDS encoding UbiX family flavin prenyltransferase, with amino-acid sequence MKKILVAVTGASAMLYLQSFLEILQDEDAIVHGICSESGEQVLELEHGITPGKLPAVSKWFDCRDFAAAPASGSAGYDAMVIIPCSMGTLAAIASGITTNLVHRAADVMLKEKKKLVLVTRETPLNRTHLQNMLTVHDAGAVICPPHPGFYLKPETLEEAALTFSWRLGDQLGLHMKNRKRWGEEG
- a CDS encoding UbiA-like polyprenyltransferase, with translation MFQKITVLLEMIKFKLTIFAMPFAFMGAFLAERGVPDALTFLWVVLAMVGARTCAMGFNRIVDARFDSANPRTADRAIPSGAVSSVEAWIMVIAAGALFFFAAWSLNPLTLKLAPVALGLTLFYSLTKRFTSFCHLILGVALAFSPLGGWVAVQGSLISYPWALSLGVLFWIAGFDTIYACLDADFDKKAGLHSLPSQLGQTNAFRLAVLFHIIAFCLFAFAGVQAGLNLVYYIGVLIAAGVIFYQHKLVNPNDLSKIKGSFFSLNGIISMVLFAATWLSLIIEG
- a CDS encoding DUF3108 domain-containing protein, yielding MMRHFIFQACSLLFSIFITCCVESVAALYPNGEVIDDVVTTIYTGGEKLKYKISWTGGVKIGELQLEVQRQADDENVFELKAVVKDSGMFHFFYPVNDVFLTRVAGDKRLPVSYEVTQKEGRNYKARRYTEYNQQAGTVRYQKNTKDPVEYTVDGEVHNEFSSFFFTRSMKLERDYPVIVPTFADGKRHEVIVRVGAETRIKKTILGDVNVLPVTPLMGFKGLYDKAGATVIWLTNDECRIPVRIRSRILLGSLTAELLSYSNPHCGDQSEYHKKIPASVEKLPELEMGD
- a CDS encoding adenylate kinase, encoding MKLILLGAPGAGKGTVAKLLTAIDGSVQISTGDILRGAVTAGTDLGKEAEGYMSRGDLVPDSLIMGIMESRLQEPDCANGFLLDGFPRTIPQAEELTALLEKLGIKLDMAVEIDVPKDIILDRLCTRRTCENPDCQAIYNVKSNPPKVEGICDKCGARAIQREDETEEAISHRLATYNEKTAPLIGFYKKAGLLLSVPATSSDAVIAAVKEKLSL
- a CDS encoding phosphoribosylaminoimidazolesuccinocarboxamide synthase produces the protein MSESVLETNYEGLELVHRGKVRDMYAIPGHDDKLLMVATDRISAFDVVIDAIPGKGKVLTQLSLFWFDLLGDVVDNHLITADVSEYPEACQPYAAELDGRSMLVHKTQPLSVECIVRGYISGSFWKAYQKNTTVCGFAFPDDLQESDKLPEVIFTPSTKADLGDHDENISVNTMEELLGKEMTRKISDISIELYSRAADFARSKGIIIADTKFELGLLGEEKKLILIDEVLTPDSSRFWPLDQYKPGKGQPSFDKQFLRDYLSSLDWDKNPPAPKVPQDIIDKTKARYEEALEKITKG